The Bombus vancouverensis nearcticus chromosome 2, iyBomVanc1_principal, whole genome shotgun sequence genome window below encodes:
- the LOC117157917 gene encoding protein mesh isoform X2, with amino-acid sequence MRNEFCIGVFAFPKSIVFCCLLLLLSSQISAQTENESFENAFGLDETQSMDNKKSNAESNKYTGQISPIRKQSLSGQVDVNEDEDLSEADRYAPHSDGSVLNYVLTETRLKEIRSKFMYWYVDKGGNNDDGDYQREIQASMPQVHKNFNFQLPFFGLRFNYTRVSVNGYLEFTDPPMHYTYPLVFPVRNWPKENDPSFIGIFFSKCRIGKIPPTDIDQRRPGVYFRVEEDLQNRADQFGVEMRERLKWDIREGMIGAEAFDPKHAVVVTWKNVSFVGGIDNSLYKTNTFQMVLATDEVNTYVIFNYLNIQWTSHTEAGGDTVNGEGGISAFVGFNAGNGTGSYEYEPYSQTWMIRDLTRRGCVNGFPGRHMFKIDDDIMPSAFGSRPQRSCNLGY; translated from the exons ATGCGAAACGAGTTTTGTATCGGTGTTTTTGCTTTTCCAAAGTCGATCGTTTTCTGCTGTCTCCTCCTTTTACTGAGCAGTCAGATATCAGCGCAAACTGAGAATGAATCGTTCGAGAATGCGTTCGGTCTGGATGAGACCCAATCTATGGATAATAAAAAATCGAACGCCGAAAGTAATAAGTATACCGGACAGATATCTCCGATAAGAAAGCAAAGTTTATCCGGACAAGTGGATGTGAACGAAGATGAAG ATTTATCGGAAGCAGACAGATACGCGCCTCATTCGGATGGTTCAGTTCTAAATTATGTTTTAACGGAGACTAGATTGAAAGAAATTCGATCAAAATTCATGTATTGGTACGTCGACAAGGGTGGTAACAATGACGATGGCGATTATCAAAGGGAAATCCAAGCTTCGATGCCACAAGTAcacaagaatttcaattttcaattaccATTCTTCGGGCTCAGATTCAATTACACCAGA GTATCAGTAAATGGTTACTTAGAATTTACCGATCCTCCGATGCATTATACTTACCCTCTGGTGTTTCCGGTCAGAAATTGGCCAAAGGAGAACGATCCTAGTTTTATAGGAATATTTTTCAGTAAATGTCGCATAGGAAAAATTCCACCAACAGACATAGACCAGAGGAGACCTGGCGTATACTTTAG AGTGGAAGAAGATTTGCAAAACAGAGCAGATCAATTTGGCGTGGAAATGCGCGAACGTCTCAAATGGGATATTCGCGAAGGAATGATTGGAGCCGAAGCCTTCGACCCTAAACACGCAGTCGTAGTAACATGGAAAAATGTGTCGTTCGTCGGTGGTATCGATAATTCCCTCTACAAAACGAATACGTTCCAAATGGTCTTGGCCACAGACGAAGTGAACACTTACGTGATATTTAATTATCTGAATATTCAATGGACCAGCCACACGGAAGCTGGCGGTGATACTGTGAATGGAGAAGGTGGAATCTCGGCATTC GTGGGTTTCAATGCCGGAAATGGCACAGGAAGCTACGAATACGAACCCTACTCACAAACGTGGATGATCCGCGATTTAACCAGAAGAGGATGTGTGAATGGTTTTCCAGGACGTCATATGTTTAAGATAGATGACGACATAATGCCTTCGGCATTCGGTTCGAGGCCACAGAGGTCCTGCAACTTAGGCTATTAA
- the LOC117157917 gene encoding protein mesh isoform X1, which translates to MRNEFCIGVFAFPKSIVFCCLLLLLSSQISAQTENESFENAFGLDETQSMDNKKSNAESNKYTGQISPIRKQSLSGQVDVNEDEGNHDDKDETKKGVEEVSFNAVNNSDQKNKPENEITLSDGFSEKIAGRRNRKYARYDLSEADRYAPHSDGSVLNYVLTETRLKEIRSKFMYWYVDKGGNNDDGDYQREIQASMPQVHKNFNFQLPFFGLRFNYTRVSVNGYLEFTDPPMHYTYPLVFPVRNWPKENDPSFIGIFFSKCRIGKIPPTDIDQRRPGVYFRVEEDLQNRADQFGVEMRERLKWDIREGMIGAEAFDPKHAVVVTWKNVSFVGGIDNSLYKTNTFQMVLATDEVNTYVIFNYLNIQWTSHTEAGGDTVNGEGGISAFVGFNAGNGTGSYEYEPYSQTWMIRDLTRRGCVNGFPGRHMFKIDDDIMPSAFGSRPQRSCNLGY; encoded by the exons ATGCGAAACGAGTTTTGTATCGGTGTTTTTGCTTTTCCAAAGTCGATCGTTTTCTGCTGTCTCCTCCTTTTACTGAGCAGTCAGATATCAGCGCAAACTGAGAATGAATCGTTCGAGAATGCGTTCGGTCTGGATGAGACCCAATCTATGGATAATAAAAAATCGAACGCCGAAAGTAATAAGTATACCGGACAGATATCTCCGATAAGAAAGCAAAGTTTATCCGGACAAGTGGATGTGAACGAAGATGAAGGTAATCACGATGACAAGGACGAAACGAAGAAAGGGGTAGAAGAAGTTTCGTTCAATGCCGTTAACAATTCTGACCAAAAAAATAAACCTGAGAATGAAATCACACTTTCCGATGGCTTCTCCGAAAAAATAGCCGGAAGAAGAAATAGAAAGTATGCGAGATACG ATTTATCGGAAGCAGACAGATACGCGCCTCATTCGGATGGTTCAGTTCTAAATTATGTTTTAACGGAGACTAGATTGAAAGAAATTCGATCAAAATTCATGTATTGGTACGTCGACAAGGGTGGTAACAATGACGATGGCGATTATCAAAGGGAAATCCAAGCTTCGATGCCACAAGTAcacaagaatttcaattttcaattaccATTCTTCGGGCTCAGATTCAATTACACCAGA GTATCAGTAAATGGTTACTTAGAATTTACCGATCCTCCGATGCATTATACTTACCCTCTGGTGTTTCCGGTCAGAAATTGGCCAAAGGAGAACGATCCTAGTTTTATAGGAATATTTTTCAGTAAATGTCGCATAGGAAAAATTCCACCAACAGACATAGACCAGAGGAGACCTGGCGTATACTTTAG AGTGGAAGAAGATTTGCAAAACAGAGCAGATCAATTTGGCGTGGAAATGCGCGAACGTCTCAAATGGGATATTCGCGAAGGAATGATTGGAGCCGAAGCCTTCGACCCTAAACACGCAGTCGTAGTAACATGGAAAAATGTGTCGTTCGTCGGTGGTATCGATAATTCCCTCTACAAAACGAATACGTTCCAAATGGTCTTGGCCACAGACGAAGTGAACACTTACGTGATATTTAATTATCTGAATATTCAATGGACCAGCCACACGGAAGCTGGCGGTGATACTGTGAATGGAGAAGGTGGAATCTCGGCATTC GTGGGTTTCAATGCCGGAAATGGCACAGGAAGCTACGAATACGAACCCTACTCACAAACGTGGATGATCCGCGATTTAACCAGAAGAGGATGTGTGAATGGTTTTCCAGGACGTCATATGTTTAAGATAGATGACGACATAATGCCTTCGGCATTCGGTTCGAGGCCACAGAGGTCCTGCAACTTAGGCTATTAA